One genomic region from Streptomyces sp. NBC_00582 encodes:
- a CDS encoding TatD family hydrolase encodes MPSSSDKNAAPPLPEPLRVPVADSHTHLDMQSGTVEEGLAKAASVGVTTVVQVGCDLKGSRWAAETAAAHDHVHAAVALHPNEAPRIVHGDPDGWSRQGARAPGGAAALDEALAEIDRLAALGPVKAVGETGLDYFRTGPEGKDAQERSFRAHIEIAKRHGKALVIHDRDAHADVLRVLKEEGAPERTVFHCYSGDAEMAEICARAGYFMSFAGNVTFKNARHLRDALAVAPLELVLVETDAPFLTPAPYRGRPNAPYLIPVTVRAMAAVRDLDEDTLASALAANTARAFAY; translated from the coding sequence ATGCCTTCCTCCAGCGACAAGAACGCGGCGCCGCCGCTGCCGGAGCCCCTGCGGGTGCCGGTCGCCGACTCCCACACCCACCTCGACATGCAGTCCGGCACGGTGGAGGAGGGCCTCGCGAAGGCCGCGTCGGTCGGGGTCACCACGGTCGTCCAGGTCGGCTGCGACCTCAAGGGCTCCCGGTGGGCGGCCGAGACGGCGGCGGCCCACGACCACGTCCACGCGGCCGTCGCCCTGCACCCGAACGAGGCCCCGCGGATCGTGCACGGGGACCCCGACGGCTGGTCCCGGCAGGGCGCGCGAGCGCCGGGGGGCGCGGCGGCGCTCGACGAGGCGCTCGCCGAGATCGACCGCCTGGCCGCGCTCGGGCCCGTCAAGGCCGTCGGCGAGACCGGACTGGACTACTTCCGCACCGGCCCCGAGGGCAAGGACGCCCAGGAGCGTTCCTTCCGCGCCCACATCGAGATCGCCAAGCGGCACGGCAAGGCCCTCGTCATCCACGACCGCGACGCCCACGCCGACGTCCTGCGCGTGCTGAAGGAGGAGGGCGCCCCCGAGCGGACCGTCTTCCACTGCTACTCCGGTGACGCCGAGATGGCGGAGATCTGCGCCCGCGCCGGGTACTTCATGTCCTTCGCCGGCAACGTCACCTTCAAGAACGCCCGGCATCTGCGCGACGCCCTCGCCGTCGCCCCGCTGGAGCTGGTCCTCGTGGAGACCGACGCCCCCTTCCTCACCCCGGCGCCCTACCGCGGCCGGCCCAACGCGCCCTATCTGATCCCGGTCACGGTGCGTGCCATGGCCGCCGTGCGGGACCTCGACGAGGACACCCTCGCCTCGGCGCTCGCCGCCAACACCGCACGCGCGTTCGCCTACTGA
- a CDS encoding dolichyl-phosphate-mannose--protein mannosyltransferase: MTSTASSMDSTGSTDHRPAPTAHDDPHDRRPSSWQQRLRRFGYTAEPAADVRRTLVPPYTQPSPRLWQTLGLPPVWADRIARWSGWGGPLLVTLLAGVIRFWDLGNPRKVIFDETYYAKDAWALVHRGFEVNWDKNANDFILSSGGHVAVPTDAAYVVHPPVGKYVIGLGELIFGFDPFGWRFMTALLGTLAVLLLCRIGRRVFRSTFLGCLAGTLMAVDGLAFVMSRTSLLDGVLMFFVLAAFGCLVIDRDRARARLAAALPPDVDGRVRPDAHIAETARLGLRPWRWAAGLMFGLAIGTKWNALYIMAAFLLMTLLWDVGSRRVAGARHPYRAVLRHDTGLTFLATIPVAVVTYLVSWTGWILSPADGSGGYYRNWAATDGRGGAWTWLFPDWWRSLWHYEHEVYEFHTHLTSPHNYQSNPWSWLVLGRPVSYFYESPSPGTDGCPSDAGEKCAREVLAIGTPLLWWAACFAILYVLWRWLFRRDWRAGAIACGIAAGYLPWFMYQERTIFLFYAVVFLPFLCLAVAMMLGALIGPPGSTDTRRVAGATGAGVLVLLIAWNFIYFWPLYTGTAIPIDSWRSRMWLDTWV, encoded by the coding sequence GTGACCAGTACCGCGTCCTCCATGGACTCCACGGGCTCCACTGACCACCGGCCCGCACCGACCGCGCACGACGACCCGCACGACCGGCGGCCGTCGTCGTGGCAGCAGCGGCTGCGCCGCTTCGGGTACACGGCCGAGCCCGCGGCCGATGTCCGTCGGACGCTGGTGCCGCCGTACACGCAGCCCAGTCCCCGGCTGTGGCAGACGCTCGGACTGCCGCCGGTGTGGGCGGACCGGATCGCGCGCTGGTCGGGCTGGGGCGGTCCGCTGCTGGTCACACTGCTGGCGGGCGTCATCCGGTTCTGGGACCTGGGCAACCCGAGGAAGGTGATATTCGACGAGACGTACTACGCCAAGGACGCGTGGGCGCTCGTCCACCGCGGGTTCGAGGTCAACTGGGACAAGAACGCCAACGATTTCATCCTCTCCTCGGGCGGTCATGTCGCCGTGCCCACGGACGCGGCGTACGTCGTGCATCCGCCGGTCGGGAAGTACGTCATCGGGCTGGGCGAGCTGATCTTCGGGTTCGATCCGTTCGGCTGGCGCTTCATGACGGCGCTCCTGGGCACGCTCGCCGTGCTGCTGCTGTGCCGGATCGGCCGCCGCGTCTTCCGCTCCACGTTCCTCGGCTGCCTCGCGGGCACGCTGATGGCGGTGGACGGGCTGGCCTTCGTGATGAGCCGTACCTCGCTGCTCGACGGGGTGCTGATGTTCTTCGTGCTGGCGGCGTTCGGCTGTCTGGTGATCGACCGCGACCGGGCGCGCGCGCGGCTCGCCGCGGCGCTGCCGCCGGACGTGGACGGCCGGGTGCGCCCGGACGCGCACATCGCCGAGACCGCGCGCCTGGGCCTGCGCCCCTGGCGCTGGGCGGCGGGCCTGATGTTCGGTCTGGCCATCGGCACCAAGTGGAACGCGCTGTACATCATGGCCGCGTTCCTCCTGATGACCCTCCTCTGGGACGTCGGCTCCCGCCGGGTGGCCGGCGCCCGTCACCCCTACCGGGCGGTGCTCCGGCACGACACGGGCCTGACCTTCCTCGCGACGATCCCGGTCGCCGTCGTCACCTACCTGGTCTCCTGGACGGGCTGGATCCTCTCCCCCGCCGACGGCTCGGGCGGCTACTACCGCAACTGGGCGGCCACCGACGGCAGGGGCGGCGCCTGGACCTGGCTGTTCCCCGACTGGTGGCGGAGCCTTTGGCACTACGAGCACGAGGTGTACGAGTTCCACACGCACCTCACCTCGCCGCACAACTACCAGTCGAACCCGTGGAGCTGGCTGGTCCTCGGCCGCCCCGTCTCGTACTTCTACGAGTCCCCCTCCCCCGGCACGGACGGCTGCCCCAGCGACGCGGGCGAGAAGTGCGCCCGCGAGGTCCTCGCGATCGGCACCCCGCTGCTGTGGTGGGCGGCCTGCTTCGCGATCCTCTACGTCCTGTGGCGCTGGCTCTTCCGACGCGACTGGCGCGCGGGCGCGATCGCCTGCGGCATCGCCGCCGGCTACCTCCCGTGGTTCATGTACCAGGAACGCACGATCTTCCTCTTCTACGCCGTCGTCTTCCTCCCCTTCCTGTGCCTCGCGGTCGCGATGATGCTCGGCGCGCTCATCGGCCCACCCGGCTCGACGGACACCCGCCGCGTGGCCGGCGCGACGGGTGCGGGCGTCCTGGTCCTCCTGATCGCCTGGAACTTCATCTACTTCTGGCCCCTGTACACCGGCACCGCGATTCCGATCGACTCGTGGCGGTCGCGGATGTGGCTGGATACCTGGGTGTAG
- the rsmI gene encoding 16S rRNA (cytidine(1402)-2'-O)-methyltransferase has protein sequence MTDTPALAPGTLVLAGTPIGDVSDAPPRLAEELAGADVVAAEDTRRLRRLTQALGVTPKGRIVSYFEGNESARTPELVEDLLGGARVLLVTDAGMPSVSDPGYRLVAAAVERDIRVTAVPGPSAVLTALALSGLPVDRFCFEGFLPRKAGERLSRLREVAEERRTLVYFEAPHRLDDTLAAMAEVFGADRRAAVCRELTKTYEEVRRGPLGELAAWAAEGVRGEITVVVSGAPERGPEELDAAELVRRVRVREEAGERRKEAIAAVAAEAGLPKREVFDAVVAAKNAGGL, from the coding sequence GTGACAGACACGCCCGCTCTCGCGCCCGGAACCCTCGTCCTCGCCGGCACCCCCATCGGCGACGTCTCCGACGCCCCGCCGCGGCTCGCCGAGGAGCTGGCCGGGGCGGATGTCGTCGCCGCCGAGGACACCCGCCGGCTGCGCCGGCTGACCCAGGCCCTCGGGGTCACGCCCAAGGGGCGGATCGTGTCGTACTTCGAGGGCAACGAGTCGGCCCGTACGCCCGAGCTCGTCGAGGACCTGCTGGGCGGCGCGCGGGTGCTGCTGGTCACGGACGCGGGCATGCCGTCGGTCTCCGACCCGGGGTACCGGCTGGTCGCCGCGGCCGTGGAGCGGGACATCCGGGTCACGGCCGTGCCCGGTCCGTCCGCCGTGCTCACCGCGCTCGCGCTGTCCGGGCTGCCCGTCGACCGGTTCTGCTTCGAGGGGTTCCTGCCGAGGAAGGCGGGCGAGCGGCTGTCGCGGCTGCGGGAGGTCGCCGAGGAGCGCCGCACCCTCGTCTACTTCGAGGCCCCGCACCGGCTCGACGACACCCTCGCCGCGATGGCCGAGGTGTTCGGAGCGGACCGGCGGGCCGCCGTCTGCCGTGAGCTGACCAAGACGTACGAGGAGGTCAGGCGCGGTCCGCTCGGCGAGCTGGCCGCGTGGGCGGCCGAGGGCGTACGGGGGGAGATCACCGTCGTCGTCTCCGGGGCGCCCGAGCGCGGTCCCGAGGAGCTCGACGCGGCCGAGCTGGTGCGGCGGGTGCGGGTGCGCGAGGAGGCCGGCGAGCGCCGCAAGGAGGCCATCGCGGCGGTCGCGGCGGAGGCGGGACTGCCCAAGCGCGAGGTGTTCGACGCGGTGGTGGCGGCGAAGAACGCCGGGGGGCTGTGA